The nucleotide window AATATTCCTTATCATAAAGATTGCTTTACTAAAAAATTATCTATTAAATTATGGCAGAAAAATAAGTCTGTTTAAAAACATGTCAAGATATAAAAAAAATGGGGTTTAAAAGAAAAGATCCGGCTGGCAGAAGGGTTAAAGGAAAATTGCGTGACCGGGATCGATCCACGACACAGAAGAGATCACTTATCGCTGCTTCCTTCCGGACCTGACGAGGTTCATGGCCTTCTGTTACGAGGCGACCGATCAGAATTATCCAAACCCGGCCTGCACAGCCGGACGCTTATATATAGTTGCTTTTGATTTTTTTTTCAAGCCTAATTCTTCGTGCTATATTCTTTGAGTTGGATTGTAAGAATTAAAAATATCAATTGGACAACTATTTTGAACAACTATTTTTTTTGGTATATTACTTGCTGCTCAATTACTGTCAGCGGCGGCGTGAAAATGTCATAAATCTCCCGGTTTAAAAATGTAGCTGGATAAAAGACCGGGCAGCGATGACTTTGCCGACCGGTCTTTCCGGTTTATTCTTCTGTCACGTCTCTCATTCTATAACTTTTGCCTTCAATAACGACAGGCTCTGTGTGGTGAAGGAGCCGATCCAGAAGTGCTGATGTCAGTGTCATGTCATTATTGAAGATCTGGGGCCAGTCCTTGAACACCCTGTTTGTAGTGATGATCATGGCACCTTGTTCATAACGCTGACTGATAATCTGGAACAAAAGGTCTGCACCGATTTTGTCGATGGGCAAATAACCTAATTCGTCCATGATGAGCAGGGCTGGTTTGAGGTATTTTTTCAGTTCCTGTTTCAATTGACCGGCCTGCTGGGCTGCCACCAGATTATTCACGACATCTATAGCTGAAGCAAATAGAACCGTATGGCTTTTCAAGCATGCTTGATATCCTAAAGCCGTTGCAATATGGGTTTTGCCGACACCCACCGGGCCGATGAAAACGATATTGTTTTTTTGTTCAATAAATTTAAGACGGAACAGATTCTGGACCTGGGGCTGGTTTATTTTCCGGGGCCATGACCAGTTGAACTGATCCAATGTTTTGATCACCGGGAACTTTGCCATGCGGATTCGGCGCTGTCTTGTTTTGTCCCGGCGCAGCCTTGATTCCTGTTTGACAAGTTCAGATAAATATTTTATGTGGGTCCACTGTTTCTGTGCTGCCATGGTTGCAACGGATTCATAATTATCCCGGAGATAGGGTAATTTCAGGTGGGACAGATACTTTTCTAAATCAGGCATCTTGGTCTCCTATGGCGGTATAAATGTCAATGTCAGGGGCCTGGATTGTCAGATCCAACAAATCACTTTTATGGGTGAGGTAAAGGGCTCCGGGTTCCCTGGAGGGTCGGGAACGTTGTTCAAGGAGATTGGCGATATACTCGCAGGAAAATGCAGAAAATGAGAACGCATCTTCAATGGCCATGGCAACCTGCTCTCTGGAGTAGATTTCACTTAAGGCAACGATTTGCCGGACATGATGAGAGGCATTCAGACGCCTGTTCTGCAACTGCTTAAAATATTCCTGGGCTTTGTCAGACAGGCTTAAGAATCGCATATATATGACTTGGTCTTTGGCCTTCTTTCTTTGGTTCAAAAGGATTTTTGAGTGATCCGGATCTTCAACATCCTTTCTGCGATCATAGCTCCTGACATGGCGGCCCACCAGTTTATTGTCGTGGTAAAAACAAATACGGTCCGGGTACAGTTTTGCTGTCAATGCCACACCGGCTAACTGGGCAGGCACGGTGTAATAATTGGTGTCAATGGTCACCCGATACTGTTTTGAAGCCCGGACCTGCCTGATCACGCCGATATCATAGGGCTCAGCAGGCAGTGAATGAAGATGGGGCCGTTCTTCGGCATACATGTCACAGGGTTTTTTACCGGTCTCCCTGTGGCACCTGACATTGGCAACCGTATCAAGCCACTTTTTGCAAAGCGGTTCCATGATTTTAAAATCAGAGATTTCAAGGCCGTTGAGCAGATTCTTTTTGACATATCCCACTGCATTTTCCACTCGGCCTTTTTCATTGCCCTTTCGCACATTGCAGGGAATAATGGTAAAGCCATGATAATCCGCAAAATCAAGATACCTGGGATTAAATACAGGTGCTTTGCCAACGATCCTTTTTAAAACGGCGGATTTAAGATTGTCCACCATCACTTTTTCAGGCACCTTACCAAAAAATTCAAATGCGTTCTGGTGACATCCCAAAAAGTGCTCCATGGTTTGCGATACCGTAAATTCAACATACATCATTCGGCTGTGGCACATTACCATTACAAAAAGACTCAATCGCCTGGTCGTTGAACCCACCCGGACCGTGCCGTAAGATCCCCAGTCTACCTGGGCACATTCACCCGGGGCAAAGTACAATTTTAAATAGGCCTTGGTTTTGGGAGGCCGTACTTTTCTGACATAATCTTCAACAATGGTGATCCCGCCGGCAAACCCGTCTTCGGTTATCCGTTGAAAGACCTGCCGGGAACTGTAAGGATGCTTTTCAAGCATTTGTAAGATGGTGTTTTTAAACGGGTCCAATTTGCTTTTCCTCGGGCTTGATTTCCGGGGCTGATACCTTTTCTGGTTGGCCCATCTTGCAACGGTCCTTGGGTCCAGGTCGAGTGAATTTGAGATCTGGCTGTAGGTCAAACCGTCCCGGGTAAAATAATTTCTGATTTGAACATAGGTCTCGTAATCAATCATGGGTGCCCTCCGCTGCCACTTTCAATATAT belongs to Desulfobacula toluolica Tol2 and includes:
- the istA gene encoding IS21 family transposase, which translates into the protein MIDYETYVQIRNYFTRDGLTYSQISNSLDLDPRTVARWANQKRYQPRKSSPRKSKLDPFKNTILQMLEKHPYSSRQVFQRITEDGFAGGITIVEDYVRKVRPPKTKAYLKLYFAPGECAQVDWGSYGTVRVGSTTRRLSLFVMVMCHSRMMYVEFTVSQTMEHFLGCHQNAFEFFGKVPEKVMVDNLKSAVLKRIVGKAPVFNPRYLDFADYHGFTIIPCNVRKGNEKGRVENAVGYVKKNLLNGLEISDFKIMEPLCKKWLDTVANVRCHRETGKKPCDMYAEERPHLHSLPAEPYDIGVIRQVRASKQYRVTIDTNYYTVPAQLAGVALTAKLYPDRICFYHDNKLVGRHVRSYDRRKDVEDPDHSKILLNQRKKAKDQVIYMRFLSLSDKAQEYFKQLQNRRLNASHHVRQIVALSEIYSREQVAMAIEDAFSFSAFSCEYIANLLEQRSRPSREPGALYLTHKSDLLDLTIQAPDIDIYTAIGDQDA
- the istB gene encoding IS21-like element helper ATPase IstB produces the protein MPDLEKYLSHLKLPYLRDNYESVATMAAQKQWTHIKYLSELVKQESRLRRDKTRQRRIRMAKFPVIKTLDQFNWSWPRKINQPQVQNLFRLKFIEQKNNIVFIGPVGVGKTHIATALGYQACLKSHTVLFASAIDVVNNLVAAQQAGQLKQELKKYLKPALLIMDELGYLPIDKIGADLLFQIISQRYEQGAMIITTNRVFKDWPQIFNNDMTLTSALLDRLLHHTEPVVIEGKSYRMRDVTEE